The sequence CGGCCCCACGCCCAGGGTGATCGTGGCCAGGAGGGTGCCCACCGCGGCGGGGAGCAGGCGCGAATTGGCGATGGCCCGCTCAAAGCTCGCCCACGTCAGCATCACGCCGAGGGCGACCAGCGGCTCCGGGCGCACGCCGTTGTTGTACGGCAGCCAGAAGGCGAGGAACATGAGAGCGGCGGTCCAGTGGGCGACGCGGCGCCCGTCGATGGCGGCGCCCAGCCGCGGCAGGATCTCGCGCGACAGGATGAACCAGACCATGAAGCCGGCGATGAGCGCGGGCAGGCGCATCCACAGCGATGCCGTGGACACCTTGGTCATCAGCGCCAGCAGGTCGTAGTACGGGGAACCGAAGGGCGATTCGGGCACGCCGTACCAGCGGAAGTAGTTGGCCATGTAGTCGGCGTGGTCGGAGACCCGCGCCATGGTCATGATGAAGCCGTCGTCGGACGTATTCGCGCCGAGGACGTGCCAGAACAGCAGGACGAGGGCGACGACGCCGTCGAGCGGGCGGATCTGCTTCCACGTTGCCGGCATGAAGCGGTTCTGCCGGCCATCCAGCTTGTCGATGCGATACAGGCAGAACAGGCTCACCAGCGTCATCGCCAAGCCCAGCCACATGGCTGCGTACTTGGCCACGGTGGGCGAGGACGTGAACCGGGAGTTGATGTCCACGCTGACGTTGAGGCCGTCGTCGGTGAGGGCCTGGACGGTGGCAGGGTCATCGTCAAGCTCTGTGTAGACGCCGGTGACCTGCGGGCGCAGATCCTCGTCGTCCACGGTCTTGGAGTGCGAGCCGGCGGTGACCTCGGTTTCGTCCTCGGTGACCGACAGCGTGATGGTGTCATCGGGCGAGAGCTTTTTCACCTCGTCCTTGGTGAGGGACAGCAGCACCTCATCCAGGGACGTGATGGACAGGCCGCCGTCCTTGTCGGCGTTGACAAAGAGGCCGCGGGTCTCGGCATTTTTGGACGTGGGCGGGACAGTCCCGTAGAGGAGCGTTTGTCCATCGCGAAGATCATCGATGGCGCTGACCGGGATGGTCGCGTCGATCTCCTCGGGCGCCACCGAAATCAGTGGGGCGTTGACCGAGTTCACTGATTCGTTCTGGGGCCAGTCGAAGGAGGATTGCACCTGCTTGACGGGCAAGAACGGCGTGGCGATGAAGAGCACAAAGCCGACGATCCCCGAAAGGATCGCCGCCCATCGCAGCCACGAGGGCGCGGTCGCGCGGGTCAGTGGACGCGAAAGGGGCTTCTTTTTCTTGGTTGCGAGACTGTCCGACACGGCGATTAGTGTACGACACCCAGCGGGTGAACTTGAACGGCCACATGCCCGGGTTGGGTGGGCGGAGTTATCTGTGGCGTTGCGTCTGTCTGTGCTGGTTTGTAACGAAACGAATACGTGTTCGAGGTGGGGGTTGACGTATCGGGTGGTGTGGGTATGGTGGGTGGTGTGTAGAACACGTTAGCGAATACTTTTCGGGGGAGGGGCCCAATGGGTCCGTATTACACGGTGTCCACACCAGGAAACGACATAGCCACAACCGCGACACAACTACGCCAGTTCGAATACTTCATGCACCGTGAGTGCTTGCCGGAACCAGACGATGATTTCGATCTGGCCTGCACCCGCCTGGCCGGGTTGACAGGAAAATCACCAACCCGGGTGGCCAATTTCTTCATGGCACTGTTCCGCTTGGATGAGTAACCTGGCCTACGGGAGGTGCACGAGCGGTTGTTCCACCTGGATTTCTCCCGACTGATCGTCATCGACCAGGTATTGTGCAAGCTCGGTACTCCAGATGAGGAAGCACTAGCGCGTATCGATGCCGCCCTAGTCAAGTACCTCACCCCAACCCGGGCGGGCCAAGTATTGCCGTCGGTGCGCAACTTACGCCGCAAACTCAACGCCTTAGTCGCTGCCGAAGATCCAGAACTTGCCGACGCAGTAAGCACAGAGGCAGAACAGGCCGCTGAGAAACGCCGGAAGCGCAAAGGCCGGTATGACTGGTCCAGCCTTCCCGGCGGGGTGGGGTGCATCAGTGTTGAATACGACACGGAGACTGCCGCCCAGATCAATGGGGTGATCCGCCGGGTTGCCGACGAGTACGGGGTCAGCGCTTCGGAAGCGTTCGCGATGTTAGTGCTGACTGATATCAACCGGGATGTGGATGTGACACTGAATGTCTTTCAGGCGGCTGATCTTTTACATGCGCCGGTGTTTATCGAAGGTACTGGCTGGACCGACGCCGAAACAGGTGCCGAGCTTGCCGGGAAAGCATCCCGGCGTAAAGACATGAACGCGGCCGCCTGGATGGAAAGCACAAACTACGTCACGCCGGACAGGTTGAAGGCGTATCTCAACGGCAGGGATGGTACCTGCCGGTATCCGGGGTGTTGCCTGCCGGCGTATCGGTGTCAGAAGGATCATTGTGTGGATTTTGCGGACGGTGGGCCGACGGCGGCGTGGAATCTGGTGAATCTGTGCCAGCATCATCACAACATCAAAACCGACAAACGCGCCCGCTACATCCTCGACCCAGCCACAGGGGATGTGGTGTGGCTATTTACCGACGGCACCTGGCGGACCACCACCGCCACTGGCCCGCTAGCACCAGAGACCTGCAACTGGCTACAAACCGTCGACCAAGCCATTGCCGCCCGCCGGGCCAACGCCCGCGAACGCGCCCTCAACACCAACCCAAAACCCGACACCCCCGACACCGAACCAACTAACTCCAACACCCACACCGACCACGACACCGAACCCGACCACGACTACGAAGAGGAACCGCCGTACTAGTTACGCACCGCCACCACAAACGGACCGACCTGCTCAACAGACCACTCGGAACCATCGAACACCATCGGATTGAAGAAAATGGCCCGATACCGGACATTCGGCTGGTTGGGGTAAATGTCCTCCGCGAGGTGCAGCTTGAAGCCGTCCTTGGCCGGCTTATCCTTATCGCCACGGAAGACCATGACGTCGGGGGAGCGCCATGGACAGTCATCGACACGCGCAGCGAAGTCGGACGCCGAGTCATCCCAGGACGCCTTCGACCACTCTTCCATCGTGTCGTTGCGGGTGTTGAACTCGCCGAGCGGATTCGCGTAGTGCGAGGTAAACGCGTTGAAACCGTAGTAAGGAGTAAACGCCATGAGCGCCTTTTCGTCGGTCATGACGACGGTATCGGCCGGATCGCGGCCCTCGTCGCGCACCAGCTTTTCGATGTCGGCGTAGTAGTGCGACGAGTCGCCCGCGAACTGGTCAGCGCGCTCGCCGTAACCGTCGGTATCGGAGTACGCGTGATCGATGGCGGTCTCGTTTTCCGCCGGGATCTGTTGCGCGTAGAACACGCCTGCCAAAAGCGCGATGGACACCACGGCGACGGACACCTTCCGGCCCAGCGCGGGGCTCCATGAGTCCGGGTACAAGTGGCGCACGCCATGGCGGCGCACCCAGTCGACGGCGAAGATGCCGGCGGTGGCGAGCATGACCACGACGAGGATTTCGAGGCGGAAACCGAGCAGGGTGGAACCGGCGAGGGTGGCCAGCATCGAGCCGATAATCCACAGGTAGATACCCGCCAGGCCCCACAGCAGCGCGTTGGTCTCCCGGTCGCGGCGCCGGGTAATGAGGTAGACGAACCCGACGAGGCAGAGCAGCCCGATGATGGACGGCGCGATAAACGGCACCGGCAGCTGCGTGCCTTCCTTGGGCAGGTAGTGCTGCGCGGTCGACTGCAGCGGCTCCGTGTGATGCAGCACCGCCCACAGGTATGGTGCCCAGCTGACCAGGGCGATGGCGATCGCGCCGATGCCGGTCACCGCCAGCTTGACGATGGGCCGCACGCTCCGTTCCTTCACCGCCCACACGAGCGCGAGGAGGCTGACCACTGCGAGGGCGATGACGGCGGTGAACAGGGTGTAGAAGCTAGCGGACGCGCCGAGGTAGATAGCCAGCCCCGCGACCGATACCCACGAGTGGGGAGTGCGCGAGTCGAAGGCGTGCGCGGCCATCACGCATGCGGCCGGCGCGCCCATGGCGATGACGGCGGAGTACGGCTCTTCGGCGGCGCCGGTGGCCAGGGTAACGGCGGTGGTCGTGAGCGCGATTCCCGTGGCGAGCGGCAGCGACCCGGTCAAGCGCTGCCAGACGGGGACGAGGACGCAGCCGGCCATCGCCAGTGACATCAGCGCCCACGGCTGATAGACCTCCCAGCCGGGGATGCCCAGCACGTTGGCCAGGCGGCCGCCGAGCCAGAACCACCCCATGGGATAGAAGGTGGGGAGATCCGCGTAGTTCATGTCCGCGTGGGAGGCGGTCTCCGTCATGCGGGTGAGGAACTGGGTGCGAAAGACCTGGTCGACCTGGACCCCGTCGAGCCACAGGCGGGTCGCGGAGAGCGGGAGACCGAGGGAGGCCAAGGTGAGTAGCGCGGGGGAGAGGTAGCTCACCATGTGAGTCAGCCACGAGTTTCGCCGCACAAGGAGCGCCCCCGTTACCGCGAGGGTGAGGATGATGCCCACGGTGGCCAACGCACGGGTGACCATAGACGTGTTAAACGCCGGGAGGGAGACCATCTTGAAGGCCTTCCACCCGGCGAGGGTGATCACCGCGGCTGCCAGCGCAACGCCGGGGATTGCCCAGAGCGTTGCGTTGCGATGTGCTGGTGAGGCGGATGCAGTGGACGAAGTCATGCCCACTAGTTTCGCATACGTTAGAACGGCAGTCGGCGGAAGATAGTCTGCGGGATGAACTTGAATCCCAGCGAGACGTACTTGAACAGCGGGTGGACGAAGATTGACTCCTTGCCGTCGAGGATGGCATCGACAGTCGCGGTGGCGACGTCGTCCACGCCGACGGTGAGTGGGGCCTCGCCGGCCTCCGCGCTCATCTTGGTGCGCACCTGGCCCGGGCGCACGACGAGCACCTTCGCACCGGAGCCGCGCAGGGCCTCATTCAGGTTGGTGTAGAAGCCGTCGACGCCGGCCTTGGACGCGCCGTACACGAAGTTGGAGCGGCGCACGCGCATGCCCGCCACCGAGCTCAGCGCGACGATGGTGCCGTGGCCCTGGTTCTTAAAGCGCTGGCCCAGCAGGACACCGAGGGAGACCGGGGCGGTGTAGTTCACCTGCGCGGACGCGACGGCCTTGTCGTGGTTTTGCCACAGCTCCTCCTGGTCGCCCAGGGTGCCGAAGGCGACGATGGCGACGTCGACATCGCCACGCGCAAAAGCCTTGTCGATGACCGCCGGGTGCGAGTCGAAGTCCGTCGCGTCGAAGTCGACGACCTCGACCTCGGCGCCGCGGGATGCGAGCTGGGCGCGGGCGCCATCGATACGCGGGGAGTCCGCGCGGGCGGCGAGGGTGACCTTGGCGGGGCCGCGGTCTAAGAACTTCTCAACGATGCCCAGTCCGATTTCGCTGGTGCCGCCGAGGAGCAGGATGTGCTGTGCTTGGCCTACTGCGTTCAGCATGTGGTGGGGTGACCTTTCTTATCTAGTGCAGTTCGAGACGGCGGGACATGTCGGAGGCGAAGACGCCGGTCGGGTCGATCTCGTTGCGCAGCTTCAGCCAGTCGCCGAGACCCGGGTACATCTGGTGGAACTTCTCGGCGGAGGTGCGCGATTCCTTGGCCAGGTACAGGCGGCCGCCGAACTCCATGACGCGGTCGTCGATCTCGTCGAGGAACTCGCCCAGGCCCGGGCGGATCGGGA is a genomic window of Corynebacterium massiliense DSM 45435 containing:
- a CDS encoding decaprenylphospho-beta-D-erythro-pentofuranosid-2-ulose 2-reductase, with amino-acid sequence MLNAVGQAQHILLLGGTSEIGLGIVEKFLDRGPAKVTLAARADSPRIDGARAQLASRGAEVEVVDFDATDFDSHPAVIDKAFARGDVDVAIVAFGTLGDQEELWQNHDKAVASAQVNYTAPVSLGVLLGQRFKNQGHGTIVALSSVAGMRVRRSNFVYGASKAGVDGFYTNLNEALRGSGAKVLVVRPGQVRTKMSAEAGEAPLTVGVDDVATATVDAILDGKESIFVHPLFKYVSLGFKFIPQTIFRRLPF
- a CDS encoding HNH endonuclease signature motif containing protein, with the protein product MHERLFHLDFSRLIVIDQVLCKLGTPDEEALARIDAALVKYLTPTRAGQVLPSVRNLRRKLNALVAAEDPELADAVSTEAEQAAEKRRKRKGRYDWSSLPGGVGCISVEYDTETAAQINGVIRRVADEYGVSASEAFAMLVLTDINRDVDVTLNVFQAADLLHAPVFIEGTGWTDAETGAELAGKASRRKDMNAAAWMESTNYVTPDRLKAYLNGRDGTCRYPGCCLPAYRCQKDHCVDFADGGPTAAWNLVNLCQHHHNIKTDKRARYILDPATGDVVWLFTDGTWRTTTATGPLAPETCNWLQTVDQAIAARRANARERALNTNPKPDTPDTEPTNSNTHTDHDTEPDHDYEEEPPY
- a CDS encoding galactan 5-O-arabinofuranosyltransferase codes for the protein MTSSTASASPAHRNATLWAIPGVALAAAVITLAGWKAFKMVSLPAFNTSMVTRALATVGIILTLAVTGALLVRRNSWLTHMVSYLSPALLTLASLGLPLSATRLWLDGVQVDQVFRTQFLTRMTETASHADMNYADLPTFYPMGWFWLGGRLANVLGIPGWEVYQPWALMSLAMAGCVLVPVWQRLTGSLPLATGIALTTTAVTLATGAAEEPYSAVIAMGAPAACVMAAHAFDSRTPHSWVSVAGLAIYLGASASFYTLFTAVIALAVVSLLALVWAVKERSVRPIVKLAVTGIGAIAIALVSWAPYLWAVLHHTEPLQSTAQHYLPKEGTQLPVPFIAPSIIGLLCLVGFVYLITRRRDRETNALLWGLAGIYLWIIGSMLATLAGSTLLGFRLEILVVVMLATAGIFAVDWVRRHGVRHLYPDSWSPALGRKVSVAVVSIALLAGVFYAQQIPAENETAIDHAYSDTDGYGERADQFAGDSSHYYADIEKLVRDEGRDPADTVVMTDEKALMAFTPYYGFNAFTSHYANPLGEFNTRNDTMEEWSKASWDDSASDFAARVDDCPWRSPDVMVFRGDKDKPAKDGFKLHLAEDIYPNQPNVRYRAIFFNPMVFDGSEWSVEQVGPFVVAVRN